A region from the Paraburkholderia youngii genome encodes:
- a CDS encoding MsnO8 family LLM class oxidoreductase, with protein sequence MTFSLSLLDKSPIAAGASAAEALRFTVSLAKRAEALGFKRFWIAEHHGAPNLASSAPEIVVSHVLAHTSRIRVGSGGVMLQHYSPFKVAETFRLLAALAPGRVDLGIGKAPGGLPQTTRALQWLHDKKSKPGFNTQLAQLDAFLGAGVEPDHALAGALAFPSPPTLPERILLGGTPDSAALAAKQGWQFCYAGHFNGDEANIERTVQTYRDASGRAPLLALYAVAAATRDEAERLTGPLRIFRLQLASGQSLNLATAEAAEEYARQAGASGYTIEERHPHVVKGTADDVRDQLDALSRRYGIDEFVIDSPLQHYPARLRSVELLGSAIEPAYA encoded by the coding sequence ATGACCTTTTCGCTATCGCTGCTGGATAAAAGCCCGATTGCCGCGGGTGCGAGCGCCGCCGAGGCGTTGCGCTTCACGGTGTCGCTCGCGAAGCGCGCCGAAGCGCTCGGGTTCAAGCGCTTCTGGATCGCCGAGCATCACGGCGCGCCCAACCTCGCGAGTTCGGCGCCGGAGATCGTCGTCTCGCATGTGCTCGCGCATACGTCGCGGATTCGCGTCGGCTCGGGCGGTGTGATGTTGCAGCACTACAGCCCGTTCAAGGTCGCGGAGACCTTCAGGCTGCTCGCGGCGCTCGCCCCCGGGCGCGTCGATCTCGGCATCGGCAAGGCGCCCGGCGGACTGCCGCAGACCACCCGCGCGCTGCAATGGCTGCACGACAAGAAGAGCAAGCCCGGCTTCAACACGCAGCTCGCGCAACTCGATGCGTTTCTCGGCGCGGGCGTCGAACCGGACCATGCGCTCGCCGGCGCGCTCGCGTTTCCTTCTCCGCCGACGCTGCCTGAGCGCATTCTGCTCGGTGGCACTCCGGATAGCGCGGCGCTCGCGGCAAAGCAGGGCTGGCAGTTCTGCTACGCCGGACACTTCAACGGCGACGAGGCGAACATCGAGCGCACCGTGCAGACGTACCGCGATGCGAGCGGCCGTGCGCCGTTGCTCGCACTGTACGCGGTCGCCGCGGCGACGCGCGACGAAGCCGAGCGGCTCACCGGGCCGCTGCGCATCTTCAGGCTGCAACTGGCCAGCGGCCAAAGCCTGAATCTGGCGACGGCCGAAGCCGCGGAAGAATACGCGCGCCAGGCGGGCGCAAGCGGCTACACGATCGAAGAGCGCCATCCGCACGTCGTCAAGGGCACGGCCGACGATGTACGCGACCAGCTCGACGCCTTGAGCCGCCGCTACGGCATCGACGAATTCGTCATCGATTCGCCGTTGCAACACTATCCGGCGCGCCTGCGCTCGGTCGAACTGCTCGGCAGCGCGATCGAGCCGGCCTACGCGTGA
- a CDS encoding LLM class flavin-dependent oxidoreductase yields MSHRKLNFGIMLQGAGSHMNSWKHPAGPADASVNLNFFVDTVRKAEAHGIAFAFVADGLYINEKSIPHFLNRFEPISILSALATVTSKIGLAGTVSTSYSDPFTVARQFASLDLISGGRAGWNVVTTPLEGTAKNYGGSHPEHALRYEIADEYLSVAQGLWDSWDDDAFVRDRERGVFFERDRLHTLDHEGKFFQVAGPLNIQRSAQGQPVIFQAGSSDAGIALAGKYADAVFTHSVSIEETRAFAQRVKDSAVGHGRSRDDVKIFPGISPIVGATHEEAEAKYRAIRELLTIDEALAYLGRYFDHHDFTQYPLDQPFPELGEIGRNSFRSTTDRIKAEARSKGSTLREVALEVATPRTHFLGTPAQIADELIRWLDAGAADGFILGFAVQAQGLADFVRYVVPELERRGRYERTLTGSTLRDHLGLPRKASRYVVAAGLANPADPADTANAAAVA; encoded by the coding sequence ATGAGCCATCGCAAACTCAATTTCGGCATCATGCTGCAGGGCGCCGGCAGCCATATGAATTCGTGGAAGCATCCGGCCGGGCCCGCCGATGCGAGCGTGAACCTGAACTTCTTCGTCGATACGGTGCGCAAAGCCGAGGCACACGGCATCGCGTTCGCGTTCGTCGCCGATGGTCTGTACATCAACGAGAAATCGATTCCGCACTTTCTGAACCGCTTCGAACCGATCTCGATCCTGTCGGCGCTCGCGACGGTCACGTCGAAGATCGGGCTTGCGGGCACCGTATCGACGTCGTATAGCGATCCGTTCACCGTCGCGCGCCAGTTCGCGTCGCTCGATCTGATCAGCGGCGGGCGCGCGGGCTGGAACGTCGTCACGACGCCGCTCGAAGGCACCGCGAAGAACTACGGCGGCTCGCACCCCGAGCATGCGCTGCGCTACGAGATCGCCGACGAATACCTGAGCGTCGCGCAAGGCCTGTGGGATAGCTGGGACGACGACGCGTTCGTGCGCGACCGCGAGCGCGGCGTGTTCTTCGAACGCGACCGGCTGCACACGCTCGATCACGAGGGCAAGTTCTTCCAGGTGGCGGGGCCGCTCAATATTCAGCGCTCGGCGCAGGGTCAGCCGGTGATTTTCCAGGCGGGCTCGTCGGATGCCGGCATCGCGCTTGCCGGCAAATACGCGGACGCGGTGTTCACGCATTCGGTGTCGATCGAAGAAACGCGCGCGTTCGCGCAGCGCGTGAAAGACAGCGCGGTCGGACATGGCAGAAGCCGCGACGACGTGAAGATCTTCCCCGGCATCAGCCCGATCGTCGGCGCGACACACGAGGAAGCGGAAGCGAAATATCGTGCGATTCGCGAGCTATTGACGATCGACGAAGCGCTCGCGTATCTCGGCCGTTATTTCGATCATCACGACTTCACGCAGTATCCGCTCGACCAACCGTTTCCCGAGCTAGGAGAGATCGGCCGCAACAGTTTCCGTTCGACCACCGACCGCATCAAGGCCGAAGCGCGCAGCAAGGGTTCGACATTGCGCGAGGTCGCGCTCGAAGTCGCCACGCCGCGCACGCATTTTCTCGGCACGCCCGCGCAGATCGCGGACGAGCTGATCCGCTGGCTCGACGCCGGCGCAGCCGACGGTTTCATCCTCGGCTTCGCGGTGCAGGCGCAGGGCCTCGCCGATTTCGTGCGCTACGTAGTCCCCGAGCTCGAACGACGCGGGCGCTATGAGCGCACGTTGACGGGATCGACGCTGCGCGATCATCTCGGCTTGCCGCGCAAGGCGAGCCGCTATGTGGTGGCGGCAGGGTTGGCAAACCCGGCAGACCCGGCCGACACGGCCAACGCGGCTGCCGTGGCCTGA
- a CDS encoding amino acid ABC transporter permease/ATP-binding protein: MNDTAELANPQLAAAHADTLRERADYRIVPAKNRARLAGTVAAVALIGIVLESVLGNPRWGWNVFAQWFLSEPVLSGLGRTLLLTALGAVFGFALGIPIALARVSRSPLLAGCAWAFVWLFRSIPLIVLLLILNNLGYLYETVHLGVPFTSLVVLDVPTTELISPFLAAVLGLTLNHAAFSAEVIRGGIQSVDHGQLEAAAALGLPRERQAGRIVLPQAMRAILPTAFNDLIALAKGSSMVYVLAMPELFYTVQIIYRRNLEVIPLLMVATVWYLIILTVLSAIQVYVERYFSRGVRRSAVPSAFGALLKSLGIARGGGVAPAEPHGEAKDNARAGACLDQRWADQRDGARIAIQQVSKSFGTLKVLDNVSLTMRPGSVTVILGQSGSGKSTLLRTINHLERVDGGLIDIDGELIGYRRDGDTLYELKESEILRRRVEVGMVFQSFNLFPHLTVLENIIEAPVALGRLSRAEAESLALSLLARVGLEAKAHAWPRQLSGGQQQRVAIARALALKPKVLLFDEPTSALDPELVNEVLDVIKALARSGTTMLIVTHEIGFAREVADTIVFMDRGRVIESGPPAQVLNEPRHARTREFLSRVL; the protein is encoded by the coding sequence ATGAACGACACCGCTGAACTCGCGAATCCGCAACTCGCCGCCGCGCACGCCGACACGTTGCGCGAGCGCGCCGACTATCGCATCGTGCCCGCGAAAAACCGCGCACGCCTCGCCGGCACCGTGGCGGCCGTGGCGCTGATCGGCATCGTGCTCGAATCGGTCTTGGGCAATCCGCGCTGGGGGTGGAATGTCTTCGCCCAATGGTTTCTGTCCGAGCCGGTATTGTCCGGGCTCGGCCGCACGCTGCTATTGACCGCGCTCGGCGCGGTGTTCGGCTTCGCGCTCGGCATTCCGATCGCGCTCGCGCGCGTATCGCGTTCGCCGCTGCTCGCGGGCTGCGCATGGGCGTTCGTGTGGCTGTTCCGCTCGATTCCGCTGATCGTGCTGCTGTTGATCCTGAACAATCTCGGCTATCTGTACGAGACGGTACATCTAGGCGTGCCGTTCACGAGCCTCGTCGTTCTCGATGTGCCGACCACCGAGCTGATCAGCCCGTTTCTCGCCGCGGTGCTCGGCCTGACGCTCAATCACGCGGCGTTTTCGGCGGAAGTGATTCGCGGCGGCATTCAGTCGGTGGACCACGGTCAGCTCGAAGCTGCCGCTGCGCTCGGCTTGCCGCGCGAGCGCCAGGCCGGGCGCATCGTGCTGCCGCAGGCGATGCGCGCGATCCTGCCCACCGCGTTCAACGATCTGATCGCGCTCGCGAAGGGCTCGTCGATGGTCTATGTGCTCGCGATGCCGGAGTTGTTCTACACCGTGCAGATCATCTATCGACGCAATCTCGAAGTGATTCCGCTGCTGATGGTCGCGACGGTCTGGTATCTGATCATTCTGACCGTGTTGTCGGCGATACAGGTTTATGTGGAGCGGTATTTCTCGCGCGGCGTCAGGCGTAGCGCGGTGCCGTCCGCTTTCGGCGCGCTGCTGAAAAGCCTGGGTATTGCGCGCGGTGGCGGCGTTGCGCCCGCCGAGCCGCATGGAGAAGCAAAAGACAATGCACGTGCAGGCGCCTGCCTGGATCAACGCTGGGCCGATCAACGCGACGGCGCACGCATCGCGATCCAGCAGGTATCGAAGAGTTTCGGCACGCTGAAGGTGCTCGACAACGTGTCGCTGACGATGCGCCCCGGCAGTGTCACCGTGATTCTCGGCCAATCGGGCTCGGGCAAATCGACACTGCTGCGCACGATCAATCATCTGGAGCGCGTGGACGGCGGACTGATCGACATCGACGGCGAGCTGATCGGCTATCGACGCGATGGCGATACGTTGTATGAGCTCAAGGAGTCAGAGATCCTGCGACGCCGCGTCGAGGTCGGCATGGTGTTTCAGAGCTTCAATCTGTTCCCGCATCTGACCGTGCTGGAAAACATCATCGAGGCGCCGGTCGCGTTGGGACGTTTGTCGCGCGCGGAAGCGGAGAGTCTTGCGCTGAGTCTGCTCGCGCGTGTCGGTCTCGAAGCGAAGGCGCATGCGTGGCCGCGTCAGTTGTCGGGCGGGCAGCAGCAGCGCGTGGCGATTGCGCGCGCGCTGGCGCTGAAACCGAAGGTGCTGCTGTTCGACGAGCCGACTTCGGCGCTCGATCCCGAACTCGTCAACGAGGTGCTCGACGTGATCAAGGCGCTCGCGCGTTCCGGCACGACGATGCTGATCGTCACGCACGAGATCGGCTTTGCGCGCGAAGTGGCCGACACGATCGTGTTCATGGATCGCGGACGCGTGATCGAGTCGGGCCCGCCCGCGCAAGTATTGAACGAACCGCGCCATGCGCGCACGCGCGAGTTTCTGTCGCGCGTCCTGTGA
- a CDS encoding ABC transporter substrate-binding protein, with translation MTHRRQFILAGTALGALLVRNALDVAHAAQAPHGTVDLSPEQPGRVRVPKNPAAIAAIGNHYRFANDGNFTVAISPHLPPTATYATDARTVVGSDADYAQLIADSLGLKLNLVPIAWADWPLGLTSGKYDAVISNVGVTEQRKEKFDFTTYRQGLHGFYVKTASPIRKIAQPQDIAGLRLITTSGTNQEKIILEWNRQNVAKGLKPVEFQYFDDDAASRIALLSGRADVVFNPNAPLAYDAATTGAIREVGTLNAGWPARADVAIATRKGSGLMDALTVATNGLIANGAYRRSLAHWGIESEALARSESNPPGLPKF, from the coding sequence ATGACCCATCGACGTCAATTCATTCTGGCCGGTACGGCGCTCGGCGCGCTGCTCGTGCGCAATGCGCTCGACGTAGCACACGCGGCGCAGGCGCCGCACGGCACGGTGGACCTGAGCCCCGAGCAGCCAGGCCGTGTTCGCGTGCCGAAGAATCCGGCAGCGATCGCGGCTATCGGCAACCATTACCGCTTCGCGAACGACGGCAACTTCACGGTCGCGATTTCGCCGCACCTGCCGCCGACCGCGACCTATGCGACCGATGCGCGTACCGTCGTCGGTTCCGATGCCGACTACGCGCAACTGATCGCCGATTCGCTCGGATTGAAGCTGAACCTCGTGCCGATCGCATGGGCCGACTGGCCGCTCGGCCTCACCTCGGGCAAATACGACGCGGTGATTTCGAACGTCGGCGTCACCGAGCAGCGCAAGGAGAAGTTCGATTTCACGACGTACCGGCAAGGACTGCACGGCTTCTACGTGAAAACCGCGAGTCCGATCAGGAAGATCGCTCAGCCGCAGGATATAGCGGGCCTCCGCCTTATTACGACCTCGGGCACGAACCAGGAAAAGATCATCCTCGAATGGAACCGGCAGAACGTCGCGAAGGGTTTGAAGCCGGTCGAGTTCCAGTACTTCGACGATGACGCCGCGAGCCGCATTGCGTTGCTATCGGGCCGCGCCGACGTCGTATTCAATCCGAACGCGCCGCTTGCCTACGATGCGGCCACTACCGGCGCGATCCGCGAGGTGGGTACGCTGAACGCCGGCTGGCCGGCGCGCGCGGATGTGGCGATCGCCACTCGCAAGGGCAGCGGCTTGATGGATGCGCTGACGGTCGCGACGAACGGACTGATCGCGAATGGCGCCTATCGGCGCTCGCTCGCGCACTGGGGCATCGAGTCGGAAGCGTTGGCGCGCTCCGAAAGCAATCCACCGGGTCTGCCGAAGTTCTGA
- a CDS encoding TauD/TfdA dioxygenase family protein: MTTTAAAFTASATATQSFEIRAFDAPLGAEVLGLDLGQPLGDDDFARIHRAHLDHHVLVFRDQRITPEQQIAFSRRFGPLQIHVLHQFGLAGYPEVLVVSNVIENGKPVGLGDAGHYWHSDLSYKEKPSLGSLLHAQELPAEGGDTLFANMHLAWDTLPAHLRSAVEGRSAEHTYLAKYAELQKRSPWRPNLSAEQIAQVKPVVHPIVRTHPETARKALFVSEHFTTRVIGLPEDESRALLDELFAHSVRPEHLYRHRWAEHDMVFWDNRSLMHLAAGTPDHLRRKLYRTTIEGDVPR; this comes from the coding sequence GTGACGACTACCGCCGCTGCTTTTACCGCTTCCGCTACTGCGACGCAATCCTTCGAGATTCGCGCATTCGATGCGCCGCTCGGCGCCGAAGTGCTCGGCCTCGATCTCGGCCAGCCGCTCGGCGACGACGATTTCGCGCGCATCCACCGCGCGCATCTGGACCACCACGTTCTCGTGTTTCGCGACCAGCGCATCACGCCGGAGCAGCAGATCGCGTTCAGCCGCCGCTTTGGCCCGCTGCAGATTCACGTGCTGCATCAGTTTGGCCTCGCAGGTTATCCCGAGGTGCTGGTCGTATCGAACGTGATCGAGAACGGCAAGCCGGTCGGTCTCGGCGACGCCGGCCACTACTGGCACTCCGACCTGTCGTACAAGGAAAAGCCGAGCCTCGGCTCGTTGCTGCACGCGCAGGAGCTGCCGGCCGAAGGCGGCGATACGCTGTTCGCGAACATGCACCTGGCGTGGGATACGTTGCCCGCGCATCTGCGCAGCGCAGTGGAAGGACGCAGCGCGGAGCACACGTACCTGGCCAAATACGCGGAGTTGCAGAAGCGCAGCCCGTGGCGGCCGAATCTTTCCGCCGAGCAGATCGCGCAGGTGAAGCCGGTCGTGCATCCGATCGTGCGTACGCATCCGGAGACGGCACGCAAGGCGCTGTTCGTCAGCGAGCACTTCACGACGCGCGTGATCGGGCTGCCGGAAGACGAGAGCCGCGCCTTGCTCGACGAACTGTTCGCGCACAGCGTGCGGCCCGAGCATCTGTATCGGCATCGATGGGCCGAGCACGACATGGTGTTCTGGGACAACCGCTCGTTGATGCACCTCGCCGCCGGCACGCCCGACCACCTGCGCCGCAAGCTGTATCGCACGACGATCGAGGGCGACGTGCCACGCTGA
- a CDS encoding ABC transporter substrate-binding protein, whose translation MLSRFHPTAARPSFVRRLTALLLSLSMGAVVSAPAHAEGEIRVAEQFGIVYLLLNVARDQHFIESEGRKQGLDIKVDWVKLSGGAAVNDALLSGAVDIAGAGVGPLLTIWDRTHGKQNVKGVASLGNLPYYLVSNNPDVKTIADFTQKDRIALPAVNVSVQSRVLQYAAAKRWGDKEYNRLDKYTQALPHPDAAAAIIAGGTEITGHFGNPPFQEQELAGNPKAHIVLNSYDVLGGPSSATVLYATEKFRHDNPKTYRAFVDALADAAKYINANPQGAADIYIRTNQSKIDRDLLVKVITNPQVQFKIVPQNTFGLAQFMYRIGAIRNEPSSWKDYFFDDPATAAGS comes from the coding sequence ATGCTGAGCCGATTTCACCCGACCGCCGCACGGCCGTCGTTTGTCCGCCGTTTGACGGCACTACTGCTGAGTCTGTCGATGGGCGCCGTCGTCAGCGCTCCCGCGCATGCCGAGGGCGAGATTCGCGTGGCCGAGCAGTTCGGCATCGTGTATCTGCTGCTGAACGTGGCGCGCGATCAGCATTTCATCGAAAGCGAAGGGCGCAAGCAGGGCCTCGACATCAAGGTCGATTGGGTCAAGCTGTCGGGCGGCGCGGCGGTCAACGATGCGTTGCTGTCGGGCGCGGTCGATATCGCCGGCGCGGGCGTCGGGCCGCTGCTGACGATCTGGGATCGCACGCACGGCAAGCAGAACGTGAAGGGCGTCGCGTCGCTCGGCAATCTGCCGTACTACCTGGTCAGCAACAATCCCGACGTGAAGACGATCGCTGACTTCACGCAGAAGGACCGCATCGCGCTGCCGGCGGTCAACGTGTCGGTGCAATCGCGCGTGCTGCAATACGCGGCGGCGAAGCGCTGGGGCGACAAGGAATACAACCGGCTCGACAAATACACGCAGGCGTTGCCGCATCCGGACGCGGCCGCGGCGATCATCGCGGGTGGCACTGAAATCACCGGGCATTTCGGCAATCCGCCGTTCCAGGAGCAGGAACTGGCCGGCAATCCGAAGGCGCATATCGTGCTCAATTCGTACGATGTACTCGGCGGCCCGAGCTCGGCGACGGTCCTCTATGCGACCGAAAAATTCCGCCATGACAACCCGAAGACGTATCGCGCGTTCGTCGATGCGCTCGCCGATGCGGCGAAGTACATCAACGCGAATCCGCAGGGCGCGGCCGATATCTATATCCGCACCAATCAGTCGAAGATCGATCGCGACCTGCTCGTGAAAGTCATCACGAACCCGCAGGTGCAGTTCAAGATCGTGCCGCAGAACACCTTCGGGCTCGCGCAGTTCATGTATCGCATCGGCGCGATCAGGAACGAGCCGTCGTCGTGGAAGGACTATTTCTTCGACGATCCGGCGACGGCGGCGGGGAGCTGA
- a CDS encoding ABC transporter ATP-binding protein translates to MVANPTLLFPDDAARKAAATSGKLLAVENVNLEYRTRERIVRATHDVSFDVYGGDRFVLLGPSGCGKSTLLKAVAGFIEPSAGSISLDGQRVRGPGADRIVVFQEFDQLPPWKTVVQNVAFPLRVAKKLSKAEARERALHYLDKVGLAAFAHAYPHTLSGGMKQRVAIARALAMQPRVLLMDEPFAALDALTRRKMQEELLRLWEEVNFTLLFVTHSIEEALVVGNRILLLSPHPGRVRAELNSHQYSQDSFGRADFQRSVARIHQLLFEHTETVQ, encoded by the coding sequence ATGGTGGCCAATCCCACGCTTCTGTTTCCCGACGACGCCGCACGGAAAGCCGCGGCAACCAGCGGCAAACTGCTCGCGGTCGAGAACGTCAACCTCGAGTACCGCACGCGCGAGCGGATCGTGCGCGCGACGCACGACGTCAGCTTCGACGTCTACGGCGGCGACCGCTTCGTGCTGCTCGGGCCGTCCGGTTGCGGCAAGTCGACGCTGCTGAAGGCGGTGGCCGGTTTCATCGAGCCGAGCGCGGGCAGCATTTCGCTCGACGGTCAGCGCGTGCGCGGACCGGGCGCCGATCGCATCGTCGTGTTTCAGGAGTTCGACCAGTTGCCGCCGTGGAAGACGGTCGTGCAGAACGTCGCGTTTCCGCTCCGAGTCGCGAAGAAACTGTCGAAGGCCGAAGCTCGTGAACGCGCGCTGCATTACCTCGACAAGGTAGGGCTCGCGGCGTTCGCGCACGCGTATCCGCACACGTTGTCGGGCGGCATGAAACAGCGCGTCGCGATCGCGCGTGCGCTCGCGATGCAGCCGCGCGTGCTGCTGATGGACGAACCGTTCGCCGCGCTCGACGCGCTGACGCGCCGCAAGATGCAGGAAGAACTGCTGCGGCTATGGGAAGAGGTGAACTTCACGCTGCTGTTCGTCACGCATTCGATCGAAGAGGCGCTGGTGGTCGGCAACCGGATTCTGCTGCTGTCGCCGCATCCGGGCCGCGTGCGCGCGGAACTGAACAGCCATCAATATTCGCAGGACAGCTTCGGCCGCGCCGATTTTCAGCGCAGCGTCGCGCGGATTCATCAACTGCTGTTCGAACATACGGAGACAGTGCAATGA
- a CDS encoding ABC transporter permease yields MSTPVTLLPPVRDEYERPVEAPGDLAIEAPLPATRRIFAHGWLRKTLIALVLIAAWEIAARVINNDLLLPTFGATLSAFVQGVWSGELLAKTAVSMSILLRGYLLGAAFAFVLTSLAVSTRVGRDLLSMLTAMFNPLPSIALLPLALLWFGLGTGSLLFVLVHAVLWPLALNTFSGFQSVPATLRMTGRNYGLTGLRHVLLILVPAALPSILAGLRVGWAFAWRTLIAAELVFGASSGSGGLGWYIFQNRNELYTDRVFAGLAAVIVIGLLVEHLVFDTLERVTVRRWGVQQ; encoded by the coding sequence ATGAGTACCCCTGTCACGTTGCTGCCGCCCGTGCGCGACGAATACGAACGTCCGGTCGAAGCACCCGGCGACCTCGCGATCGAAGCGCCGTTGCCAGCGACGAGGCGGATCTTCGCGCACGGCTGGCTGCGCAAGACACTGATCGCACTCGTGCTGATCGCCGCGTGGGAAATCGCCGCGCGCGTGATCAACAACGATCTGCTGCTGCCGACCTTCGGCGCGACCCTGAGCGCGTTCGTGCAAGGCGTGTGGTCCGGCGAACTGCTCGCGAAGACGGCGGTATCGATGTCCATACTGCTGCGCGGCTATCTGCTCGGCGCCGCGTTTGCGTTCGTGCTGACATCGCTCGCGGTGTCGACGCGCGTGGGCCGCGATCTGCTGTCGATGCTGACCGCGATGTTCAACCCGCTGCCGTCCATCGCGTTGCTGCCGCTCGCGTTGCTGTGGTTCGGGCTAGGCACCGGCAGCCTGCTGTTCGTGCTCGTGCATGCGGTGCTGTGGCCGCTCGCGCTCAATACCTTTTCTGGCTTTCAGTCGGTTCCCGCGACGCTGAGGATGACCGGACGCAATTACGGTCTGACGGGCCTGCGTCATGTGTTGCTGATCCTCGTGCCGGCGGCGCTGCCGTCGATCCTGGCCGGCCTGCGCGTGGGCTGGGCGTTTGCATGGCGCACGCTGATCGCCGCGGAACTCGTGTTCGGCGCGAGTTCGGGCAGCGGCGGGCTGGGCTGGTACATCTTTCAGAATCGCAACGAGCTGTATACGGATCGCGTTTTCGCGGGGCTCGCGGCCGTGATCGTGATCGGTCTGCTGGTCGAGCATCTCGTGTTCGATACGCTCGAACGCGTGACCGTGAGGCGCTGGGGCGTGCAGCAGTAA
- a CDS encoding selenium-binding protein SBP56-related protein, which yields MGMRPDPTFHASPKLAMDAPAEEYAYTVLLSPDSSQPDALAVIDVKAGSPTYGQVVHTVPVPNKGDEFHHFGWNACSSALSPLTGHAFLERRYLIIPGMRSSRIYIVDTKPHPTQAKIHKIIEPEEIFRKTGYSRPHTVHCGPEGIYVSTLGGGGKDGTDGPPGIFIMDCQTFEVLGRWEIERGAQEKHYDFWWNLPRDYMVSTEWALPPQFENGIVPEDLLSNKYGHRVHFWDLRARRNVQTLDLGANHQMALEVRPAHDPSREYGFIGVVVDTTNLEGSIWTWWREGGHFHIEKTATIPPEPAHADELPPLLQGFGAVPPLVTDIDLSIDDKFLYVSCWGTGEMRQYDVTEPRKPKLTGSVRIGGIERCTPHPNGKAFAGGPQMVEISRDGKRVYWTNSLYSTWDDQFYPDGVPGVQVMALADPNGGLKLAEDYFVEFPAGYRAHQIRLEGGDCSTDSFCYPSVGV from the coding sequence ATGGGAATGCGCCCCGATCCTACCTTTCATGCATCGCCGAAGCTTGCGATGGATGCGCCGGCGGAAGAATACGCATACACGGTGCTGCTAAGTCCGGATTCCTCGCAGCCCGACGCGCTCGCCGTGATCGACGTGAAGGCCGGTTCTCCGACCTATGGCCAGGTGGTCCACACGGTGCCGGTGCCGAACAAGGGCGACGAATTCCATCACTTCGGCTGGAACGCGTGTTCGTCCGCGTTGTCGCCATTGACGGGCCACGCATTTCTCGAGCGACGCTATCTGATCATTCCGGGCATGCGCTCGTCGCGCATCTATATCGTCGATACGAAACCGCATCCGACCCAGGCGAAGATTCACAAGATCATCGAGCCAGAGGAAATCTTCCGCAAGACCGGCTATTCGCGTCCGCACACCGTGCATTGCGGACCGGAGGGCATCTACGTGAGCACGCTCGGCGGTGGCGGCAAGGACGGCACCGACGGGCCGCCCGGAATCTTCATCATGGATTGCCAAACGTTCGAGGTGTTGGGACGCTGGGAAATCGAGCGCGGCGCGCAGGAAAAGCACTACGACTTCTGGTGGAATCTGCCGCGCGACTACATGGTGTCGACCGAATGGGCGCTGCCGCCGCAATTCGAAAACGGCATCGTGCCTGAAGACCTGCTTTCGAACAAATACGGCCACCGCGTGCACTTCTGGGATCTGCGCGCAAGACGCAACGTGCAGACGCTCGATCTCGGCGCGAACCATCAGATGGCGCTCGAAGTGCGGCCCGCGCACGATCCGAGCCGCGAGTACGGATTTATCGGCGTCGTGGTCGATACCACGAATCTGGAAGGGTCGATCTGGACCTGGTGGCGCGAAGGCGGCCACTTCCACATCGAAAAGACCGCGACCATTCCGCCGGAGCCCGCGCACGCCGACGAGTTGCCGCCGTTGCTGCAAGGTTTCGGCGCGGTGCCGCCGCTCGTCACCGATATCGATCTTTCGATCGACGACAAATTCCTCTACGTCTCGTGCTGGGGCACCGGCGAGATGCGCCAATACGACGTGACCGAACCGCGCAAGCCGAAATTGACGGGCTCGGTGCGCATTGGCGGCATCGAACGTTGCACGCCGCATCCGAACGGCAAGGCTTTCGCCGGCGGTCCGCAGATGGTCGAGATCAGTCGCGATGGCAAGCGCGTCTACTGGACCAACTCGCTCTATTCGACGTGGGACGACCAGTTCTATCCGGACGGTGTGCCCGGCGTGCAAGTGATGGCGCTTGCCGATCCGAATGGCGGTCTCAAACTCGCCGAAGATTACTTCGTCGAATTTCCCGCCGGCTATCGCGCGCACCAGATCCGACTCGAAGGCGGCGACTGTTCTACCGATTCTTTCTGCTATCCGTCGGTGGGCGTTTGA
- a CDS encoding DUF6496 domain-containing protein: MPLKKGTSKETVSHNIKTETKHGKPHKQAVAIALNQARKSGAKIPKKSEK; this comes from the coding sequence ATGCCGCTGAAGAAAGGTACATCGAAAGAGACCGTGTCGCACAACATCAAGACCGAGACGAAGCATGGCAAGCCGCACAAGCAGGCTGTCGCGATCGCATTGAATCAGGCGCGCAAGTCGGGCGCGAAGATTCCGAAGAAGAGCGAGAAATAG